The sequence below is a genomic window from Hyalangium ruber.
CCAATGCACCCGGGGTGCATTGAAGCCCACCTGGAGGGTCGGTACCCTCTGGCCCCATGGCTCAACCTGCCCAACCGCTCTCCTCCCCTCCCCCCTCCCCGCATCTGGTGGGAATGCCCCAGGACCCCGAGGGGCCGCGCTTCCGCTTCCTGCCGCCGGTGGGCTCGTGGAAGTTCCACCTGCTGCTGAGCGCGGTGGCCATTTTCATCCTCGGGCCGCTGGGAGGCGTGGCATCGGCGTACATGAACTTCAGCCTGGGCTTCTTCGTGGGAGGCCAGGTGCTGGCGGGCATCCTCGGCAGCGCCGTCACGTACGGGTACGGGCCCGAGGGCAAGCACGGCGCCAACTACATGCAGACGATGGCCGCCTCGGTGGCCTCGCTGTGCGCCATGAGCGCGCTGATCCAGGCCATGGTGTGGCTGGGCATGCCGATGCCGGAGACCTGGAAGCTGATGCTCTTCATGGCGTGCATCGGCATGTTCGGCGTGGGCGTGGGCATGCTCTACACGCCGCTGCTGGTGGACAAGCTGCAGCTCGAATACCCCTCGGGCTACGCGGTGGCCAACATCCTGCGGGCACTGACGGACAAGCGCCTCTTGAAGGTCTCGATCGCCAAGCTGGGTGGCGGCACGGGGCTGGGCGCGGCGGTGGCGTGGCTCACCGAGCACGTGGAGGCGGTGGCTCGACTCGCCACGAGCGCCTCGACCTTCGGCGCGGGCATGGTGGTGGGCAGCCGCGTCACCGTCCCCGCCATCCTCGGAGGCCTGGCGGGCCTGGGGTTGGCGCCCTACCTGCGGGAGATCGGCTGGCTGGGGCCGAATGATCCCTTCCGGAAGACGGGCTTCCTCATCGCGCTGGCGATGATCTGCGGCGCGGCGCTGGTGGACATCTCGCTGCTGGCGGTGAAGGCGGTGGCACGCATCCGCGCTCGCGCCGGGGCGGCGGAGGTGGACACGGAGCCAGCCTGGAAGAAGGTCAACGTCCCGCGGCTGATCGCGTGGGTGGGGTTCTGGGGCGCGGCGGTGGTGGTGGTGGCCACGCAGGTGCTGGATCAGCCGATCGGCTTCGTGCTCTTCGGGCTGGGGCTGTCGCTGTTGTTCGTGTTGATCAACGGCATCTCGCTGGGCATCACCGACCAGAACCCCATCTCGAGCGCGTTCGTCATCTCCGTGCTGCTGATGTCGCTGCTGGGGCTGACGGAGCCGCTGGTGGGGATGATGGTCTCCAGCATCCTGCTGGTCGCCACGGCGGTGGGCTGCGACATGCAGCAGGACCGCTCGACGGGTTGGCGGCTGGGGACGAACCGGTTGCTGCAGTTCCGCTATCAGGTGATCGGCATCCTGATGGGAGCGGTGTTGTGCGTGGGGCTGGCGAAGCTGTTCATGACGGCGTACCCGGTGCTGACGGTGAACCTCTTCGACAACCCGGAGGCGAAGCAGGGCCAGTGGAGCTCGGCGATGACGTACAAGCTCGTGGGAGCCGTCAAGGACATCGGGCACCTGTCGGGCTACAAGGTGAAGGCGATCCTCATTGGCCTGAGCATCGGCTTCGTCATCGAGGTGCTGCGCAAGGTGGTGCGCGGCAACGCCCGCTACCAGCGCTACGTGCAGGGCTCGCGCAAGGGCTTCGTGCTGGGTTGGACGATGGACGCGGTGGTGCTGGCGAGCCCGTACGCCACGTCCTTCGGTGGCTTCGTGGATCTGCCGGTGTCGCTGTGGTTTGGCGCGGGCGGCATCCTCACCTCGGTGTGGAACACGATGGGGGCCAGGGCCGCCGCACCGAAGGAAGGGTCAACGGAGCTCCCGTCGGACATGAGCACCACCTCGCTCATTGGTGGTGGCCTCATCGCGGGCGAGTCGCTCTACTTCCTCATCGTGGGCATCATCGGACTGCTGGCACTGCTAGGCTAGGCGCCACCCGCGACACACGGGGCCCCACGCGGCCCTGAGGGGGGGCATCCTTGCGAAAACGGCGAACCCCAGGCGGAGGACGCCTCCCGGGAGGGCTGGACCTTCCCGGTGCTCCTCCCCACGTGCGCGAGTTGCTGGAGTCCATGCGCTTCCTCAAGGAGGGAAGCGCCGCCTACAACGCCGAGCTTCAGTCCACGCCCCTGGGTCGACGCTCGTTCGACCTCCGGATGCGCGCGCTCGAGGACAAACAAGCGGGAAGACTTCCCGCGTCCCATGAGCTGTTCCTCCGGGCTTCGAACCTCCACTCCGATGACGACACGAGCGCCGCCGCGGCTGCCGCCTGGCATGACCTCGCGCAGTCCTTCATGGACCAGGAGCAACTCCTGCCCGAGGAGCGCTACCGCCAGGCGGAGCTGCTCCTGCGCAGGTCCGCCCAGTCCACCGGAAGGCGCAAGTACCCCATCCAGTGCGCCATGACCCTGTCGATGCTGGCGAGCTGCCTCCGCTACCAGGCATCGGAGCTGCCCCCGAGCAAGCACACCGTGAGGATGCTGGATGAGGCGGAGGGGTTCTCGGAAGAGGCCGTGACCTTGATGGAGCAGCTCGGCCCACCTGGGATTCCAGGCTGCATCAAGTACCTGTTCAACCTGGGCAACCTGCGCGAGCAGCGCCGCAAGTGGGATGGAGCCATCGAGGCCTATGACAAGGGCTTGAGGCTCCAACATCTCCTGGGCGGAGGCGCGTCCCGCTCCCTGCCTCCTGTCGCCCACGCCGCGAGCCTCGCCCTCGCTCGCGTCCTGGCCGCTCGCGGCAAGCCCGAAGATCGACAGCGCGCGCTCCAACTCCTGGAGGATGTCGCTCGCCAGGATCCGGAGCAAGCCGATGAAGCCTGGCTCTGGCGCGCGACCGTGCTCGCCGACGAGCCCGCGCGGCAGGAGGAAGCGCGGAAGGCGCTCGA
It includes:
- a CDS encoding OPT/YSL family transporter codes for the protein MPQDPEGPRFRFLPPVGSWKFHLLLSAVAIFILGPLGGVASAYMNFSLGFFVGGQVLAGILGSAVTYGYGPEGKHGANYMQTMAASVASLCAMSALIQAMVWLGMPMPETWKLMLFMACIGMFGVGVGMLYTPLLVDKLQLEYPSGYAVANILRALTDKRLLKVSIAKLGGGTGLGAAVAWLTEHVEAVARLATSASTFGAGMVVGSRVTVPAILGGLAGLGLAPYLREIGWLGPNDPFRKTGFLIALAMICGAALVDISLLAVKAVARIRARAGAAEVDTEPAWKKVNVPRLIAWVGFWGAAVVVVATQVLDQPIGFVLFGLGLSLLFVLINGISLGITDQNPISSAFVISVLLMSLLGLTEPLVGMMVSSILLVATAVGCDMQQDRSTGWRLGTNRLLQFRYQVIGILMGAVLCVGLAKLFMTAYPVLTVNLFDNPEAKQGQWSSAMTYKLVGAVKDIGHLSGYKVKAILIGLSIGFVIEVLRKVVRGNARYQRYVQGSRKGFVLGWTMDAVVLASPYATSFGGFVDLPVSLWFGAGGILTSVWNTMGARAAAPKEGSTELPSDMSTTSLIGGGLIAGESLYFLIVGIIGLLALLG